ATGGGAAAGAGCATGGGGACGATCCGCAGTGGGATGCGATCGAGGCCAACCAGCTTTATGAGCTGCTCGAAAACGAGGTTGTGCCGGAGTACTACGACCGCAACGAACTGGGGATCCCTTCGCGTTGGCTGGCGAGAATGCGGGAAAGCATGGCACGTCTGACGCCGCGGTTTTCAGCCGTGCGAACGGTCTGCGAGTACACCGAGAAGATTTACATTCCAGCCGCGAATCGCATTCAGTCACGAACCAAGCTTGGCGGCGTGGCAGGCACCAATCTGGTGAATTGGAAGCATGCGTTGATGGAGAGATGGTCTTCGATTCGGTTTGTGGATGTCGCGGTCACATCGAGCGAGAGCGAGCATCATTTTGTGGTGCAGGTGGATCCCGGCGGTTTGGAAGCTGGGTGCATCCGAGTGGAGATGTTCGCCGATGCGATTCAAGACGGCGAGCCGGAACGGTTGTTGATGAACCGTCAGGTCGACGACCAAGCGAGTCATCTTGTTTACGAGTTGTCGGTGCCGAGCACCCGACCCGCGAACGACTACACCGCCCGGATTCTGCCCCAGCACGAAGGTGTCGCGGTGCCGCTGGAGCTGCCGCTGATTCTCTGGCAACGATAGGAGGCTGCAACGCGATTGTGCGTCACGGCAGTTGGACTTCGATTGCCGTCCCGTTTTGTCGGATCGGAAACACCGCTTGCAGCGGTTGGCGGCTGGTCGTTTGGGTTCCGGTCTCCAGTTCGTATTGCCATCCATGCCAGGGGCAGGTCACGCAGCCGTCCGCCACATGACCTTCCGCGAGCGGGCCGCCTTGGTGGGTGCAGATGCCGTCCATCGCGTACCACTGGCCGGCGTGGAAAATCACGGCGAGAATTCGATCACCGACCAAGGCTTCCCGAGCAAAGGATTCGGTGTCGGGCGCGGCGGCCAGGCGTTCAGCGAGGCCCGCTTCGACCTCATTGAGGTCAAACGCGACGTGCCATGGCAGGTCTGCTCGGGGCTGGCGGTTGTGATTTTGCTCGGCGAGTTCGTTGGGATACAAATCTCGCTTGGGTGGTTGCTCGGAGGGGGTGGGTTGCGAATCGTTCATGGGGGCTGTCCGTGAATGGCGTTGGGAGCGCACAGTGTGAAGTTTGGCGTCGATCACGGCGACCCCGGGGGGACACAGTCGTCGCCTCGCCGTTACAATTCGGGCGTCCCTCAGCTCACACATCACTCCAACGAGACGATCGGATGAATTTCGCAATGCTTTCACACCTGGATGTGGCGGCGGTTCCGTGCCGCTTCGGTCGAAGTGCGCCCGCCATTTGGCTGGGTAGCTTGGTCGCTGCTCTCTGTTTGATTCCCAACCTCAGTTCTGCCGAAGACACGGCAAAAAAGGATTCGTCCGTGCCATCGAAACTCCATGAAGTCGAGGGGATCAGCGAGTACACGCTGCCCAACGGCGTGAAGGTTTTGCTCTTTCCCGATGAGAGCAAAGAGGTCGTGACGGTCAACATGACCGTGTTCGTTGGCTCGCGTCACGAAGGCTACGGCGAAGCCGGGATGGCGCACTTGCTCGAGCACATGTTGTTCAAGGGCACTCCCACGCATCCGGAGGTTCCCAAGGCGTTGCAGGATCGCGGGGCGCGGTTCAACGGCACGACTTGGATGGACCGTACCAATTACTACGAAACATTGCCGGCTAGCGAAGACAATCTCGAATTCGCCTTGAATTTAGAAGCCGACCGATTGCTCAACAGCAACATCAAAGGCGAGGACCTCGAAAGCGAAATGACCGTGGTTCGCAACGAGTTCGAGCGAGGAGAGAACTCGCCCATGCGAGTCCTGATGCAGCGAATCGAATCGGCCGCATTTGATTGGCACAACTATGGCAAATCGACGATTGGCAACCGCAGTGACATCGAACGGGTGCCGGTTGTCAAACTGCGCCAGTTCTATCGCAAGTATTATCGCCCCGACAACGTGATGGTCATCATCGCGGGCAATTTCGATGTCGATCACGCCTTGAAATCGGTCAATGACGCGTTTGGCAGCCTACCGGTTCCGAGCACGCCGATCGACGAAACCTACACGGTCGAGCCACCCAAAGACGGGGAGCGGACGGTTGTGTTGCGACGAGTTGGCGACGTGCAAGTCGTCGGCGCCGCGTATCACATCCCCGCCGGCAGTCATCCGGATTATGCCGCGGTGAAGGCGCTCACGAACGTTTTGGGGGATGAACCGAGCGGTCGCTTGTACAAGGAAATGGTTGAAACGGAAATTGCCAGCAGCGTGTTCGCGATGTCATTTGGTTTTCGCGAGCCTGGTTTGTTGATGACAATGGCGGAAGTCCCGGCGGAGCAGTCCATCGAGCAGGCCCGTGCCAAGTTGATTGAGTTGATGGAAAACGATTGGGCCGACCATCCAATCACGGAAGAGGAAGTCGAACGTGCCAAGCAGCAGATGTTGAAGTCTCGCGAATTGGAGTCGGCCAACACCGACAAGATCGCAGTCTCGCTCAGTGACTGGGCGGCCCAAGGCGATTGGCGTTTGTATTTCTTGTACCGCGACGCGGTGGAAGCTTTGACGGTTGATCAAGTCCGCGAAGTGGCCAGTCGCTATCTGAAACGGAACAATCGCACCGTGGGATTGTTCATTCCATCGGCCGAGTCAGATCGCGTCAGCGTGCCCGAATCGCCTGATTTGGTCGCCTTGTTGAAGGACTACAAGGGCCGCGCTGCGGTGGCTGCGGGAGAACGTTTTGATCCCGATCCGGAGGCGATTGAAGAGCGAGTGCAACGCGGGAAATTGGCTGGCGGGATTGAGTACGCCGTCCTGCCCAAGAAGACTCGCGGTGATTCGGTTTCGGTTTTGATGACCCTGCGGTTCGGGACGCCTGAATCGCTCAAGGACAAACTGGGGGCGGTTGAACTGTTGGGCATGATGATGGCTCGCGGGACCGAAAACCTCGACTACCAACAGTTGCAGGACGAGTGGACTCGGTTGCGTGCCGAAGTTCAGATCTACAGTTTGAAGGGCGTGTTGCAGGTTCAGGTGCAAACCAAGCAAGAGTTTTTGCCGGAAGTGATTGAGTTGCTGGGCAAGATCTTCCGTTCACCTCGCCTGGAGCCATCGGAGCTGGAAGTGATGCGACGTCAGGTCGTCACCGGTTTGGAAAAGAACAAGACCGAACCCAATGCGTTGGCACCTCGCCGGGTTCAGCAAATGCTTTCGCCGTACAGCAGGGATGACATTCGCTATGTCATGACGATCGACGAAGAGATTGCCATGTACGAAGGAACGACGATCGAGCAAATTCGTCAGTTGCATGACGAGTACCTTGGCAACCAAGCCGGTGAGCTGGCCGTCGTTGGCAACATCGAGGTCGAGCCCACGCTGGAGAAGTTTCGAGCGATCTTGGAAGGTTGGGAGACCGAGCAGCCATTCGAGCGGATTGTGACGCCGGCGCAGCCTGACATTCCGGGTGCGATGGTGACGATCGAAACGCCGGACAAATCCAACGCGTTGTTGTACAGCGGCCAGCAATACAAGCTGGCAGATTCGGATCCTGAGTACGCGTCGCTGGTGCTGGGGAACTTCATTTTGGGCGGCGGATCGCTGAGCAGCCGTTTGGCCAATCGGGTGCGTCAGCAAGAAGGGTTGTCGTACGGTGTCCGCAGCGGATTGACGGCCGCGAATTTTGCGGTGGATGAGAAGGTCAGCTTCACGCTGTACGCGATCACCAACCCGGCCAACAAAGACAAATTGCTTCGCGTGATTCGTGAAGAGGTCGATCGATTGCTGGAAGAGGGGGTCACCGAAGAGGAGTTGGAGCAAGCCAAGGGGGCTTATTTGCAAGCCGAACGGATTGGCCGAACGGGTGATTCGAAGCTGGCTAGCATGCTGGTCAAATCGGTCTTCAACGATCGCACGATGGCATTTGTGGCCGAACACGAAGCGCAAATTCAGGCGGCCACCGTCGACTCGGTGAATGCCGCTCTGAAAAAATACGTGGATCTCGATGGCTTGGTGATGGCCATCGCGGGTGACTTTGCGGCGGTCCAGCAGCCAGCAGAGTGATCTTGTCGCAGTTCGGCTGCGATCGATCTACAAAAAATGACTGAAGCCGGACCGGGCGGGTGCCAGGTCCGGCTTTTGTTGTTTACACTCGGCACCAACATTGATCTTTTTCATCCGAGTGTTTCGTCCTTGTCCAGGGTTCCGGCTGGCTGGTGTTGTGCCAGTTGAGAGGGGACCCTCCCGATGAGGTTCGTTTTTGCCTGCGTTGTCGAGCGTTTTTATATGACAACTTCATCCACCAACGATCCTGTGGAAAATCCTTCCACCCCAGCGGACTGTCTGCAAACACCGTTGGACGCGTGGCACCGCGAGGCGGGGGCCAAGATGGTTCCCTTCGCCGGCTACTCGATGCCGATTCAGTACGAGGGCATCGTCGCGGAACACCAAGCGTGTCGAAATTCGGCCGCTCTGTTTGATGTGTCGCACATGGGCCGCCTGCGTTTCGACGGTGATCATGCGGCTGAGTTTCTCGACCACATGCTGACTCGCCGAGTGACCGACATGGTGCCTGGCCAGGTTCGCTACGGCATGGTCTGCAACGCAGAAGGCGGCGTGCTGGACGATGTGTTGGTTTCGTTCTTGCAAACCCCATCGGAACGACGTTTTCACCTGTTGGTTGTCAACGCATCCAACCGGGAAAAGATCCTGAAGTGGTTCGAGCCTCACCTGGCCGACTTTCCCACCGTGACGATGTCGGATCGGACGGAGTTGACCGCGATGATCGCGGTTCAGGGACCGATGGCGATCGAAGTTTGCAAGAAACTGTTCACGATCGATCCCTCTCGCCTAAAAAATTACAGCGCGTTCATCACCGACCAATTCGCAAAGCCTGTCATCGTCAGTCGGACCGGGTACACCGGTGAGGACGGTTTGGAATTGATCGTCCGCGCGGAAGAAGCCCAACG
This region of Rhodopirellula islandica genomic DNA includes:
- the gcvT gene encoding glycine cleavage system aminomethyltransferase GcvT, with the protein product MTTSSTNDPVENPSTPADCLQTPLDAWHREAGAKMVPFAGYSMPIQYEGIVAEHQACRNSAALFDVSHMGRLRFDGDHAAEFLDHMLTRRVTDMVPGQVRYGMVCNAEGGVLDDVLVSFLQTPSERRFHLLVVNASNREKILKWFEPHLADFPTVTMSDRTELTAMIAVQGPMAIEVCKKLFTIDPSRLKNYSAFITDQFAKPVIVSRTGYTGEDGLELIVRAEEAQRVWENVLLAGREAGFKPAGLGARDTLRMEAGMPLYGHELDETIDPITAGLKFGCNLKDRHFIGDQALQAVVDQGRTRCRIGLLPTGKRPAREGCAVLTADGETIGKVTSGGPSPTLGVPIAMATIDAKHAKDASFQIDIRGKTTEALPTKLPFYKRPVAAS
- a CDS encoding Rieske (2Fe-2S) protein; this translates as MNDSQPTPSEQPPKRDLYPNELAEQNHNRQPRADLPWHVAFDLNEVEAGLAERLAAAPDTESFAREALVGDRILAVIFHAGQWYAMDGICTHQGGPLAEGHVADGCVTCPWHGWQYELETGTQTTSRQPLQAVFPIRQNGTAIEVQLP
- a CDS encoding M16 family metallopeptidase gives rise to the protein MNFAMLSHLDVAAVPCRFGRSAPAIWLGSLVAALCLIPNLSSAEDTAKKDSSVPSKLHEVEGISEYTLPNGVKVLLFPDESKEVVTVNMTVFVGSRHEGYGEAGMAHLLEHMLFKGTPTHPEVPKALQDRGARFNGTTWMDRTNYYETLPASEDNLEFALNLEADRLLNSNIKGEDLESEMTVVRNEFERGENSPMRVLMQRIESAAFDWHNYGKSTIGNRSDIERVPVVKLRQFYRKYYRPDNVMVIIAGNFDVDHALKSVNDAFGSLPVPSTPIDETYTVEPPKDGERTVVLRRVGDVQVVGAAYHIPAGSHPDYAAVKALTNVLGDEPSGRLYKEMVETEIASSVFAMSFGFREPGLLMTMAEVPAEQSIEQARAKLIELMENDWADHPITEEEVERAKQQMLKSRELESANTDKIAVSLSDWAAQGDWRLYFLYRDAVEALTVDQVREVASRYLKRNNRTVGLFIPSAESDRVSVPESPDLVALLKDYKGRAAVAAGERFDPDPEAIEERVQRGKLAGGIEYAVLPKKTRGDSVSVLMTLRFGTPESLKDKLGAVELLGMMMARGTENLDYQQLQDEWTRLRAEVQIYSLKGVLQVQVQTKQEFLPEVIELLGKIFRSPRLEPSELEVMRRQVVTGLEKNKTEPNALAPRRVQQMLSPYSRDDIRYVMTIDEEIAMYEGTTIEQIRQLHDEYLGNQAGELAVVGNIEVEPTLEKFRAILEGWETEQPFERIVTPAQPDIPGAMVTIETPDKSNALLYSGQQYKLADSDPEYASLVLGNFILGGGSLSSRLANRVRQQEGLSYGVRSGLTAANFAVDEKVSFTLYAITNPANKDKLLRVIREEVDRLLEEGVTEEELEQAKGAYLQAERIGRTGDSKLASMLVKSVFNDRTMAFVAEHEAQIQAATVDSVNAALKKYVDLDGLVMAIAGDFAAVQQPAE